CgttgcctgtttgtgcgatgaagtcatatatcgggtttacaagggcggacctttaccacTCCGAACCACACGTAGGCGCCATATTATTACAAGGATGTACTCTCTTAGTCCTATCTAGGGGTAACCTATGGCCGCCTTTTGTAAGGCATGCACATTCCCAACCAGAGTGGAATCGCCACCTTTGAGTTCTCCAcagtcgtcggaggcgaaggcatCCTGGACGTGCTTGAACTGCATCATCCaacatcacctcgggagctcgggggggggggggggcttcccTGCCTAAGAACTGTCATATGCCTAGGTAGCGtagagacaaattctttggctttgaatgggagtggcccagcCGCCGCCATCTGCCGCCAGCCCGATGATCGCTCATCTCGAGCTGGGTGCTCATTTGGATGAGtacggagcgtggagaagggcggtcatTCGCCGGCTCGACCTTGGTGCTGGCATTAGGCCCCTGCGCCTGGTGGCGggatcctgtctgcagcagcaccgagagagactcggtcctggcgagggaggagacggCGGTAGACTTCCCCCGGGCTACAGCGGTCGGCTCCAGGCTTCACATTGAGAGAGAGCCTTGAGCTGACGCCATGCCGCCACAGGGGAGCcctggtggttgcttgagagaaaaccttgaacCGATGCAGAGGTGTTGTAGGGTGACGTACAACGGCCGTCTCCACTGCGCGCCACCGCgtcggctctgaggtgtcgcagtggcgacgcacagcaggcacCGCTGCCGTGCGTCGCCGCACCGAGTGCACCGCTGCCTCGGCGCTGTGGCATGCGGCGTAGGTGCCGCCATGGCTCTCTTAATCTTCTcgtcgccgttgcagaggatgagctcagcctCAGAAGCCTGGAGATCTAGCCAAATTGCACCatcccacggacggcgccaaatgtcgtgggcttttgggggtacccacagccgggtggcggaacacacccgcctattccccgaggGGAAGTACTCGTGGAAGTGCAAGgcgattaggccgatctagcttgggggcaagagcgcaagaacacacggatttagagtgaTTCGGGCCGccggtgcgtaataccctacatccactgtgtgatgtattgttcttagtatcaatgagtctatcctctgcccagccgGGCTTCTTTTGGacctgagtccttctctaacgggcgtctcccttttatagagcaaggaggacgtGTACAcgggcgttggaccccgacaggtgggcccaacaaggatgtatactatactgaatagacactaatggtgctacagtgatggagaatctcttgccgaATACGCTTCATCGTCCTGTAAACTCTCTGACCGAAGGGGGTTTtctcctgtcccatcggcgaggcacccgttgaggtagtgtaggttgcggcgtagactgttgggtctaccgcgtaggcgttatgatactccgtcgccgagtcgACGTGTCTATCTGGCGTTGCAGACTGACGTGCGTGGTgtgagtggcgccagcggctggactgtgcaccttggtaacgcgcgaccaacagtacagcctggcaaaagtctcctcgggctctgctgtggtagAGCGCACCAAAcacctcccgcattgaatgcggtaggtgggcaagtCTTTCCGAGGAAGCTTTGCAGCCGCGTGtacctgcgcctgcggacacgtggcgtttccggaccccccaggcggggtgtctgttccctctcCGTTGAGGGGTCCGAATAGTatttgggggtccgggacccggcggAGGTCCGGAACtccctgggaggtccggggcccccagccgttttggctgagggctacctcctccgagacatgtggcgtcaccggaccctccccatgcggggaacgggtccgggaccgtttgtCGGGAGAGTatgactccggaccacaggggtccggctgcttggccgtcagggcgtagttaaagataactacaaggctcttgcctagacacagcaagaggggtaccctagtcctgGGATACCGACAacgagtattaaatataggctAGTTATAAAACCAATTGCATAAATGAAGGCtgatttgcgagacgaatctattaagactaattagttcatgatttgaTAATGTTGTGCTTGTAAACATGTGtaaatgatggattaattaggctacATAGACTTGTCGCATGAATTAGTCTCcatttatgcaattagttttatagttAGATCATATTTAGTCCCCTTAATAGATATCCAAGCATCCAATGTGATACGGACTAAAAATTAGTCCTTACATCCAAACACCTATCTCGTTGCATGTAGTGACGCCTTGGGTTCACTGATAGCTCTTCTGCGTTCTGGTTTGTAGGAACCGTTCAAGCCACCACGACCTCTCCAGGGCCTTGGGAGGACCCTTGGCGGCGGATGCTGTTCGAGGGCCTTCGCCGGCTCAGGTCCACCGGCTTTGCCTGCGCCGTATACCTTGATACAGTTTAAGTTTGGCGAGAGGCACTCATGGTTGCCTGGTTCGACATGCACCACGCTGTCAACTATATCCTAGCTTTCACTGATGTATCATCCGCCGCCAGGAGCCCAAACCTATCATTCAGCTATGGGCCTCTGAATGGTACCGTACGTGAGGCTGGGATGCTCAAACTAAGCCATCTCTGAGCAGGGCCTCTCTTTTGGATTTTGAAGGTACATCAGAATTAGCACCATCACAACTCACAAGCAGTAATACAGTATGTGCACTGACACCTTTTGTTGCTCCGCCGTACAGACAGACGACACTTTGAGCAAAATGCCAGTTTGTGATGGTTTGCCGTGCATTAGCTTAATATAATTCACCTGTGTGGAGTGTGGTACTGCGCGGTTGTGGTTCCTAGCCATGGTTTTATTGGGCGAATTACATCATGCAACCTTACATGTCTGAACTTATGTGCGAAGCAAACATCTCAGTAGTAAGTAGTTGCCTTTGGGCGTTTTCATGAATGAAAATATTTTCAATTCGACGAGGTCCTCTTTCATTTTTTAAATCTGTCACGTGCAAACATCAATATTTTTAATTAATAAATATATGGAAATTAATGCAAGAAATTATTATTAATATTATACGTACATCGAATTCTTATTGTGTCATCCTTTTGGACCTCCGCAAAAATAATGCATGTGCTCACATATATAGTAATCACGTAGGTTGTTTTCTTGGTTCTGTTTCAAATAGTATATATAGAtgtgttatgaaatattcatgatGCTCAAAGAAATGACAAAGTCAAGTCTGAACTAAAGTCAAGTTACCTACTGTACTAAATTGTAGCTCTCTTCATTCTAAATGTAAATATTTTAGGTTTttttgttctaagtcaaattctactaactttgaccaagtttatacaACATACACTAAAACAACAATATCATATTAGTTTCATAAAAAACCTCTATAAATATCCGGGAACATGCATTTATTTGGTATTGCAGATCTTAATATTTTCCTTACAAATTCAGTTAACCTTAGAACAAAACTAAAATATTTACATTGTCCGATGAAGCAGTAATCATTATAAGGTCTTCGTCTCATATCTACAAGTGatcatattttttaaatttattttaataattaataatgCTATTCTTTTAGTGCCCCTTGAGCGAGACGTCCTATGATGAATTCGTTAATCTCAAGATTCTCCGCTGGCCTCTCTCGAGATGCTAAGGTGTGGGTACGTGTGTATGTTCATAGTAGTGAGTGTGAATGTATGCGTGTATTTAGCCAGAGATCCAATAAATAGTCTAAAAATAGAAATATGACTAATGAAGCTAACTCAAGTAAGTTACTATTGATTGGATAATCTGATTGCTTATTAACAAAGGCGCATATCATGAGCTTATTCAGCGTGTCAACTTCCGATCCGTGCCCCCCAACCAAGCCCGGCCGGCAGCTCCCACTCCGCGGCGTGCCCTGGTCGTGTCAGTCCGTCAGTCCAACGGCGCCTTCGCGCTCAGTCCCCTTCCCTCCAAAGAACCCACCCAGATCCACCGCCTCAACCTCCTCGGCTCGGCCGGCGCCCCGCCCGCCGCGATGGCCGGCCGCCCACGCCCGCAGCCGGAGCCGCAGCCGCACTCGCCGTCCGCCTCCactcggcggcgcgagcggtggCTGGTCGTCCTCGGCGTCGCGCTCCACGCCGTGTACATGCTCAGCATCTTCGACATCTACTTCAAGTCCCCCATCGTGCACGGCATGGACCCCGTGCCGCCCCGCCTCTCCGCGGCCCCCGCCAAgcgcctcgtcctcctcgtcggtgCGCCCCGCTCCTGATCCTCCGATCCCGTCTCATTACTCTTCGGCCCGATGCTGGGCGTGTGATCTGGCTGGGGTTTTGGTGCGTGCAGCGGACGGTCTCAGGGCGGACAAGTTCTTCGAGCCGGACGAGCGGGGGAGGTACAGGGCGCCGTTCCTGCGCGGCGTGATCGAGGAGAAGGGCCGGTGGGGTGTCAGCCACGCGCGCCCGCCCACCGAGTCCAGGCCCGGCCACGTCTCCCTCATCGCTGGCTTCTACGAGGACCCCAGTGCTGTCACCAAAGGTGAACTGCTCATGTGTCGTGTTTTCACAAGTCATTCAGCTTACTTCAATTTTCAGTTATGCTGCACTTTTGTATAATTGCATTGCTTTGTTTAGTGTCAGTGGCATTTCTCATAACTCGCCATTTTTCATAATTGCTACTACTGAAATAGTATTGATGATACTTGCGCCCACATGGTGAATTGGTGACCAAAACACATGTAGTTAACTATGTGCCGTAATTTGTTACCGAGAGAGGTGTTATAGATGGGTAGTACTGACAACCTACTCGTGATTAATATTGCTCAATTAAATAGTAAATACGCTATGATCTGATGAGCTAAGCAGTAATATTTTGCTACGCCCTAATGTAATGTGTTTGCTTGTCTAGGACTACGAGTTGCTTTTAGCTGAGCTTAGTAAAACACACCTGAGTTGTGTCATGGAAATTCATTGTGAAGGTCATTTGAACTTTATACTGTATGGTGCAGGATGGAAGGCCAATCCAGTTGAGTTTGATTCTGTATTCAATCAGAGTCGGCACACTATCTCATTTGGAAGTCCAGATATTGTTCCTATATTCTGCAGTAACCTACCTCACAGTACCTGGGACACTTATCCACATGAATATGAAGACTTTGCAACAGGTCAGATTTATTGGTACATGTAGCTTGCTGAAAGTTAAGCTAGAGTACTATGGTGTTGTATGTTTGTAATTGTCCTACAAGTACTGTGGTAGACATATCAAACGATATCATTCTTTGCTCGACATGTTTAGATAACTTTGTGGTTTCTCATACTGCACATTCATTCTTCCTGAATATTCTTGTTAATCTAAAAGTTCATCTTGTAACAGATCATATGTAAAATAGatctttgaattttttttctttatttttggtgaatgttctttttttttaaacagCAAATGGAAAGTGTTATCATGAATTTTATGGGTTTTCTTGTGTAATGTTTCTTGTTTGAATACATGAGGGATGTCGGATGTGCCCCTCTtcaagaaaagaagagggaaTTTTACTCAACATCAAAGGATCTATAAACCATCAATCCTCTGCTTTTGCATTTTACTTTTATTTTGGAATCATGTTTTTACTTTGTTAGAGAACTTGGTTGCAGATGCATCATTTCTGGATCATTGGTCATTTGACCAGTTTCAAGGTCTTCTCAACAGGTCTTTTGACGACATTAAATTGAGGCAGTTACTCCTACAGGATAAATTGGTTATATTTCTGCATTTACTGGGCTGTGATACCAATGGCCATGCACACCGACCCTATTCAAGCATTTATCTGAACAATGTCAAGGTTGTCGATCAAATAGCTGAAAGTGTGTACAATCTCATGGAGAACTATTtcaaagacaaccaaacagctTATGTGTTTACCGCAGATCATGGAATGAGTGACAAAGGTAGGTGATACAAAACTTTCTCGCAAAAAAATTTGTTGCTCATCTTCGTATATTATGTAGAGGTTAGGTACTATATGAGTTCTGGGTTCCTGGACAGGGTTCTGAATTGTGGAGGGAACCTGCCATGTTCTGGGAGAGCGGCAAAGCTTGGTCACCACCAGGcaactgtaaaaatttgaaaaattcacATTTTAATTTGAACACTGGGGTCTAGGAATCAAGTTAGACTCGAATAGTAACTCCCCAGGCCTATCTCTTTCCACCTGGTATGCATATAAATTTGGAAGTTATCCCCTAGTCAACTGCTGCATGCTCAGAATGAACGGCATAACTGGCTGCTCCAATTCAATCTGGACTGCAAAATGAATTAGTTCATTGCTGACCTGAAATAGCCACTGATTCAATCTGATTTCATGCACTGAAATTGGCTGCACTAATTCAGTCTGCACTGATTTCATGCTGCATTTTGGAATAGTGTTGACAACCCCAATCCTGTCATCTAAGGCCTGATTTTGTTTTCACTTTATGCAAAACTGCCTTGGGTATATCACAAGGAATTTTGCTATTGCCGATGGATCTGTTAGGCTGTGACTAATTGAAACAGCTTCATTTTTATTGGTTAACTTGTTAGTATATTGGGTTAGTACTATATCATTCCTTTGTTATTTGTAATGCCGATCTAATTAGGCACTTCTACCTACAGGAAGCCATGGAGACGGACACCCTTCGAATACTGATACTCCTCTTGTAGCATGGGGTGCTGGAATCAGAAGTCCAAAGTTCTTGGCTTATACAGAGAAGCCAGATGATGGCTTTCGGTTTGTTGATGATCATAAACATGATACGCCCACTCCACAGGACTGGGCCCTTGAGGGCTTTGAGAGAGTGGATGTCAACCAGGCTGATATAGCTCCTCTAATGGTAGCTTAGAAATTTCCGTGTTCAACTATGTATTCATTTCTTCTCTGGCTGCATTTGGTTTTCTTAAATAAACATTTTCTGAGTTCCTCAAAATAATTGCAGTCTACACTTGTGGGTTTACCATGCCCAATGAATTCGGTGGGGAGCTTACCTACTCACTATTTGAAACTAAACAAGGTCAGACAATCACTGCTGCACTATGCAAAAAATCTTTTGTGCTTGGCTTAACACTGCTTGTCAAAGTTTATCTCCTATATTCATACAGGCTGATGAAGTTGAAGCAGTTCTGGCCAATACAAAGCAAATTCTTAACCAGTTTCTCCGAAAATCACGTATCCTTCCAGAACAAGTTTACACACTTGAACTTTAAATTTTGCTTACTCGATGCTTCTAAGCTTCTAGGATATGCTATTCTTGGTGAGATGTCTCGTAGTGTGATTGAGTAATATGAAGACATCATTGCTGTTCTATTATTGAAGTCCACAGTCGATCAACAAGACTGTTCATGCTGTCAATCAACTTCCTGTTTTTTCCTAATGCAAATGTGACCAAGATAAACAATTAAACAATAGATCACACTCTTAATCCTAAACATCACTTCCTTATCGATCTCAGAGCTGAAGCAATCCAGTTCACTCTATTTCAAGCCTTTTAAGCCACTGACAAACTATTCTTCAGTGCTCAGTCAGATTGAGGATCTTATATCTGAAAGGGACTATGATACTGCCATGAAACATTCTGAAGAGCTCCGGAGGATGGCTCTTGCCGGTCTCCATTATTTCCAAACATATGATTGGTTCATGTTAATGACAACAATTACCCTTGGATATATTGGATGGATGGTCAACCTCATTCTACATGTGCTACAGTCTTATACATCATTTCCTGCGATTCTGCTAAAGAAGGCTTTATTGCATCCTAAGAATACCTCCATGAAAGTATGATAGTTTATCTTTGTCCAGTCTTTATGTATTTATGTCTGTTCTTTTATATGTTACGATCGTATTCATTTGTTGGAGCCATTTTCAATTTACTCAATCTAGATTGGAGACAATATAGTATGATAGTTTATCTTTGTCCAGTCTTTATGTATTTATGTCTGTTCTTTTATATGTTACGATCGTATTCATttgttggtgccattttcagtTTACTCAATCTAGATTGGAGAcaatatatttttgttgaacTTCATTACGTTTTCCTTGTTACATTTTCCAAGATTCTTTTTTCTTTGCCCCTGCAGAACAGATACTTAGAATTCATATCAAGAATTTCAGATGTTTGGTTATGTCTAGAGTGTATACATCAGATAGAATTAGGGCTGCATAATTATTCATTCTTGTGTAATCAAAGTTGCTTATCAACTATCTTTTTGTGCTTTGTCTATTTATTAAATGGTGATGTGCTTTTAGTTACATGATTACACTGTTTTGATATTATCTCCACTGATTTCAGGTTTACATTGGTGGATGTTTCTTTATGGGTTTGTCATCCATTATACTACTTCTGGAGAAATCACCGCTTCTTTACCATGCTTATGCATTTATGACAATATTCCTTTGGACAAGAATTGTACAAAACTTTGAATTTCTGAAGGCTGTGTGGAGAGAATCTTCTAATGTGCCCTTCAAGCATACATTGAATCTCCTGATCAGTTCGGTGATTGCACTGTTTGTATTGGAGTTTCTGGTACGTACACAGTGTTGACACACCAAGCATTTTAAGTTTTTTCAGGAGATTTAACATGGAATTTGGTACTTATGTGCAGGTTATAAGCTTCTTTGATAGGAAAATCTATACATGGTGCTTCTTGGTCCTTGGCATAACTGGTTCAACTTATGTAGCCTTTTTTATTCAAGCTAGCCCTGTACTTGGGATATACATATGGCTTGCTTGCTGGTTCCTGTCTGTATTCACATTGATGCCAGCTGAAATACCAGAAAACAACAACTTGGTGTATGCTTCTTTCACAGCCTTCGTGCatgctttttcttgcattttctCTAGTCCTAGAAGAGAACAAGCTGTTGCATGTACATAGTAAACCATTGATACTGTTATATATGATTCATGATTGTAAGAAGCTGCTAGCTATCTAAATGTCACCAAATATTGTTTATTTGGGTGTTTTCCTTGCAGCTTTGATCTGATGAACTCTTTATCTGCAGAATTCTTAGTGGAGCACTCATAATACTGATCGCAGTGGCTTCAAGATGGGCTAACTCCAATTGTACCACCTTTTGGCTCTATCTGACACGAGCAAATAAACGGGATTCTCAATCCTCAAAGCTATATTTTGTACAGGTGCAAAACTCGAAATAGTTATATCCTGATATTGGCATTTCTTTCGTGGAAGTTCAAGTTTGATACATTGTTGACATGTCACTTACTATGTTTCAGGTTATTTTAGTTGCAATATCTTCAATAATGGTGTGGTTATCTACCTCACATCGGTCCCAGAACAGAGAATTACACTCATTGCACCAATTGATCAACTGGTCTTTAGCTGGTAAGCCACATGAGTTGCTATTTGTGCCGCCAATTCTCTAGTGTGTCACTGGTTCCTGTCTTCAGTTTTTATGGCAATATTCCAATATCTGATCCGTTGATACATCATGTTTTCTTGTAATCATACAGCAACAACTTATAAGTCTGAACATCACTTGCAGCTAAATTTTGTTTGCGCATCAACCCAAGAGTGAGGGTCTTATTTGGCATTTTTCGAACTGTTTTAATTGTTATCACTAAGTaggctatttttttattttttctcgtTTTTAACGGGTAAATGCCTTGTTTGGACATAAGAAACTCACGGTATTGAGGGGTTGGTACATTAActgaataaaaaaaatgttcTAACTCCAAGAATGCTCCTCTTCTATTCCTGATGGATCCGTCTGAGCATCCTAATGTTATTTGTGGTAGGTAGGTTTGGTTCTTGCGGAACAATTGCTTTGCCTTTTGTTCTGTAATGATTAATGAAACAGCTGGAACAAAGCTTGGTAGCACTGTTGACCAGGTTTCTTATAACTGATCAGATTCCAGAACTGGCTGCTTTTCTGAAACCTTCTAAAAAATGTCAACTGCCTGCAATGTTAACTggcattattgtaataaatatatTCTCCACTGAACTAGGAAAATGATATCAAGTTCAGAACTTTGGTAGGCTAACAATTCAGAATTGCCCCTTTTTGTTTTTATTATGAGAAACTGTGAGAGTCATATTGGAATATATCCAGAGAATAAAATGTaataagaaaagaagaaaaatgaaaattaaTCCTGCCCTCTGGGGAATAGCTGTAACCCCAGGTGGAAACATTCTACTTTGTTAAAGATCTACATCAGCTTTGGGCCTGACCAAGAAAGTATGTTGAGCTGAACTCCACTAAACACATCCCATTTTTTAAAGCCATTTGTGCAACCTTGTTTGTGCTATATCGTATATCCTGTTTGAACTTGTAAGATTTTTGGTTCTATTGTTTTTAACGTGCATTATATTTGGCAGGTGTTGCTATGGTGCTACCTCTTTTCTCACCGCCTAGTGTTCTGTCTCGTCTTACATCTATCTTCTTGGGTTTTGCTCCTCCTTTTCTGCTGCTTTCTATTGGGTATTCTGTTGCCTTCTGCAGTTCATACACTTTTTTTGTGTGTACAGTGCCTGGAGTCTTGGAACATGAAAATAGTATCTCATATTTTGTCAAACCCCTGCAGCTATGAAGCGGTTTTCTACAGTGCTTTCTCAATGGTACTGATTGGATGGATATTTGTGGAATCTGCCAACCTGTACTGCTCAGAAGAAAGTGGATCTGCACGTCGTAGAAGCCTTGTGGATGGCTCAGTGTTTGGTTATGAAGAAAGACACCTACAATTATCTGATTTAAGAATTCCTTTATTATTTGTAAGTCTTGTTGTTACCATTTGTCTTGCTGATtgaagtatataatcccaattCTATAGTTGAGGTACCGCATAAAAGTGTGGAAGCAATTGGACACAatgcattattttttatatataaatagCAGAATAGATATCAGATTGTATGGACAGTAGATAATCCTCTAGAATTGGAAGTCATAGGCAGCCAAAGATGCTAAATCATTAACAGTAGTAGTGGCCAATGAAAGCCACTCTTTCTGCTCTCAATAGGTGTTTTAGAATATGTGAAGTGAAACTTTGAAAACTTGGACCAGTGATAATGTAAACATATTAAGCTTCACTACAGAATGGCATTGGCAGATTTCTAATAAAAGAAATGCTTCTACATGGTTATGCATTTGATAATTCTGAATAACATATAACATGAAAATAATGAACAAATGCATGTATTAGAGACTTCCTGTGCTAACCGTCTTCCAACCTTTCATAGCATGATATTCCATATTTCCACCATATAATTTTTTAAGTATCCAAACATCGTAGTAGAAACTAAGAACAGTTTTGTCATTATTTTAGCTGAAAGCAGAATGCTCTAACTAATGATATCTTTCTGTTTCAGGTGATCTTATTTAATGTGGCCTTCTTTGGTACTGGTAATTTTGCAAGTATTGCAAGCTTTGAGATCTCATCCGTGTACAGATTCATCACAGTTTTTAGTGTAAGTTTATATGTTATATATCATTTCTCTTTGAAAGACTACTTTACTTCTTATTACTGTAGGCATTgatgttttctcttttttcttggcAGCCGTTTCTTATGGCAGGACTTCTTATCTTTAAACTGTTCATTCCTTTCATGCTTGTCATGTAAGTTCTTTTGGACCTTGCTATCTATGTAGTGTCGTCAAGTTAAAATGAACTAATGAAGATGTGATTTATGGAATCTCAGTGCATGATAATTTTATTTTTGTCTAACCGTCTTTCAAAAAATATGATGCTTTAATGCAAGTTTTGTTACAGTAAGGTCACCTTCTGCTATAGGAAGATAAAATAGGCAGCAAGGTGTATATAATTTGTTTTTCATTTCGATATCTATTGAGATTAAGTGTTCCGTGCACATTAGTTATCACTTTGTCTGCTTTTAGATTCAATTTGGGAGTACTTGATTTATCTCTACAATCAGCATCCGAAACACGTAAAGAAGATGAGGCTGCCCACCCTACCTAACATTGGGGCAACGCCCAAACACCCAAACTAAATAGACACTTTTAATTTGTGTTCAACTGGACTTTATTAAGCTGGTCTTCATGATCAATTGCAGATGTACATTTAGCGCGGTAACCAAGATTGTCCGGATCCCACGATTGGGCTGCTACTTTCTTGTAATACTGCTTTCAGATGTCATGACcattcatttctttttcctggtATGTATGTTCTTTTCATCAATATTTCGCAATTCTATTTTCATGCTTTGAAGACATGTTCCATTACCTCAACCATATTTAGTTCTATATGGTTTCTTTCGTTTGTATCCATTAATGGGTAAAGTTTGTTTGGTTTGCCATATTTAAATATATTAATGGCAATCTCTTGTTAAAGATATACTCCATatacctgcaaaaaaaaaagatatactCCATATGAATAGTGTGTGCTGTGCAGTGTAAAGTAACAAACTAGTTTTGAACTCGGGTCTAGAGAAGCTCAAAGGCTGAATCACCTCTAGGAAAGAAGTTGGAAGTGCACCAAGATGGTGTTACGTTGCATTTTTGTTTCTGATGACTATGTTTTAACCTTAAATCTGAATATAAGTGAATTTCGTGCAGCTACAAAAATTAATGTGCTGGATGTTGCTGTTCATTTTCCCCACAGGTACGGAATACCGGCAGTTGGATGGAGATTGGCAACAGCATTAGCCATTTCGGaatagtgagcgcccaagtagTGTTCGTTTTGCTACTTTTTGCTCTGACAAATATATACACCAGGGATATTGTGGTCTCGTCTCGGCAACTAACCGCACGGAAAGTTATGTAAATTGTTCAGTTCTTTCAGAGTTCCAGATCCAttccttttgaaaaaaaaattctgggCTCGGCTTTCATTTGTGGCCCAAGTTTTGTaacttagcttgtgtagtttgtaGATGGACCTTGTACCAAAATTTTGTGCTAATTTATTTTTCCATTCATAAGTGGCGAATAGATTTTTTTTACATGCTTTTTTCGTGTCAAAATTTCTTCTCGCGCAATAAATCAACTTTTGTTGATTCAGTTCAGCCAGAAGGGTAATTCTCAATTGCTACGCTGCTACGGTAAGCCCATGCCGCTAGGTCCTATTACTTGTTATCTCATCCAACTAGACGGGCATTGCCGCATTGGTGTGGTAACTCAGTGCAGCCTGAAAGTGCACGGTCTGATGGATCACGATCGCGGCGATCCAGTCCAGTAGCCCAGAATTCCGGCTGCGTCATCCGGTCCGCCCGTTCGTTATCCTCTCGGGCACACCTCGCGTTATCCAGCATCCGCGCCCTCCCCTCCGCCACGTCACGCCGCCCGGCCACATGGCGGCGCCGCACTGGCGGCTCACCCCCACGCGGGATAAGCCCCTTCCCGACCGCAGCTTAATAACCATGCGCCCGCCGCCAAAACCTCCCCACGCAGCACCAGCCATCCACGTCCGCACCGCACcagcagctagcagcagcaCCGCAGCAGCGGCCGACGACAACTCGCTTACTGATGGCGTCGCTCACCATGATGGCGCCCTCCTtcgcggcagtggcggcggccgcaCCCTCCCGCCGC
This window of the Panicum virgatum strain AP13 chromosome 1K, P.virgatum_v5, whole genome shotgun sequence genome carries:
- the LOC120706484 gene encoding GPI ethanolamine phosphate transferase 1-like, with protein sequence MAGRPRPQPEPQPHSPSASTRRRERWLVVLGVALHAVYMLSIFDIYFKSPIVHGMDPVPPRLSAAPAKRLVLLVADGLRADKFFEPDERGRYRAPFLRGVIEEKGRWGVSHARPPTESRPGHVSLIAGFYEDPSAVTKGWKANPVEFDSVFNQSRHTISFGSPDIVPIFCSNLPHSTWDTYPHEYEDFATDASFLDHWSFDQFQGLLNRSFDDIKLRQLLLQDKLVIFLHLLGCDTNGHAHRPYSSIYLNNVKVVDQIAESVYNLMENYFKDNQTAYVFTADHGMSDKGSHGDGHPSNTDTPLVAWGAGIRSPKFLAYTEKPDDGFRFVDDHKHDTPTPQDWALEGFERVDVNQADIAPLMSTLVGLPCPMNSVGSLPTHYLKLNKADEVEAVLANTKQILNQFLRKSQLKQSSSLYFKPFKPLTNYSSVLSQIEDLISERDYDTAMKHSEELRRMALAGLHYFQTYDWFMLMTTITLGYIGWMVNLILHVLQSYTSFPAILLKKALLHPKNTSMKVYIGGCFFMGLSSIILLLEKSPLLYHAYAFMTIFLWTRIVQNFEFLKAVWRESSNVPFKHTLNLLISSVIALFVLEFLVISFFDRKIYTWCFLVLGITGSTYVAFFIQASPVLGIYIWLACWFLSVFTLMPAEIPENNNLVILSGALIILIAVASRWANSNCTTFWLYLTRANKRDSQSSKLYFVQVILVAISSIMVWLSTSHRSQNRELHSLHQLINWSLAGVAMVLPLFSPPSVLSRLTSIFLGFAPPFLLLSIGYEAVFYSAFSMVLIGWIFVESANLYCSEESGSARRRSLVDGSVFGYEERHLQLSDLRIPLLFVILFNVAFFGTGNFASIASFEISSVYRFITVFSPFLMAGLLIFKLFIPFMLVICTFSAVTKIVRIPRLGCYFLVILLSDVMTIHFFFLVRNTGSWMEIGNSISHFGIVSAQVVFVLLLFALTNIYTRDIVVSSRQLTARKVM